The DNA window TAGTAATGTGGAATcaggaacaaaacattttaaaattttaaataaGACAAAATTCCAAGTTTCTCTTCTGGCATTAttataaaatgtgtgttgaaaATGAGCTGAACGTGCATTATCATTGATTGTAATTATTAGTTAAGGCTCTTTAATCTTTAGGCCAGAGGACAaccttggtttttttttgcaattttgaATGAGTgttgcttttaaaataaaaaaaaaacaacaaacaaacaattactgtttttaaaagtaaagatactgtgttaaaatattactttgttaGAAGCAAGGGTTACATAATACTTAATGTATCCAATACTTAAAGGttcttaaatatcaaaagtacaagtaaaacatttttttaatctacatgTAATTATATAGTGTATACTTTAGATTGCCTGATTATCAGTCTGGACAATTATGAGATTGGATATTAAGCACTTTACTGATATTGCTGATATCTACAGTAATTATATAGAAATGGTCGATATTCTCCTTGATGTTCCTGATTGTTTTGTGCATCATATAGAAGCATCAGTGTTAAATTGAGAATGTTTCATAGCCAGTTTAAAGTTCCTAGTAGTACATTTAAATACAGCACTTGATCACACGTACTTGGTTGTATTACATTACTGTGAACAGACGGACCAACAAGTGTCACAGAAGACTCTCGACTGAGCAGCTGTCAgttattgtatgtatttttaacgctgtatttttctaattaaaacaataaaagaagcATTTATAATAAAACTTCTTTATGTGTAAATCATTAGAAACTGACATTCATTGCTTTTTACGTTCTTTGGCATTAAATACTGCAACAATatcattcatttctttaaaaaacaacaaaaaacacttaataaCTGAACTGGCTTTCAAAACAAGAAAGTGTTAATCCAAACCAGAAAGTCGGCTACAACAACAAGTGACAGAGCAATTGCAATTATCCATTAACATGAGTGTTGCAGCACAGCACGGCAAATGTGATATGTCGTCTCTTTTGCTGTAAAATACCGCCACCTTCTGGTCCTACAGGTACACAGCAGCAGGTCAACATGTGTCAGTCCTCTGTTCTCTCACACAGTTCAGAGTTTGTTTGGCTCTCAGATATGTTGAAGTTAAATTGTGATAGCTGGTTTTTGGTTAGTTATAATAATGTTAAATACATTATACAATATagttctctgttttccttttttaatacTTATTTCATGGGTGTAGAAGATGCAAAAGATCCTGTAAAGATATAAAAAAATTGCAGTCTGTTTTCTGCTCAAACATTCCCTGTGCAGTCTTAGACGTAGTTATTGAGCCTGTAGCCACTGCTGGCGAGGGAGCAGAGCGAGGGAGCACGATTATCCTTCAGGGCATCGGGGGGCTTgtagagaggagcaggagggtaAATGTGGTTGAATGCGGGGGGAGGTGATGATGGCTGATTCCTCGGCAGACGGAGGGGGCTCCGGGACCTGTCGACACCGCTGCTCCAGCACAGCACCAGGCCTCCGGTCAGGCTGAGGCAGGCCGAGGCGTAACCGAGATACACTGCCAGGCCAATCTCGTATTTCATCCCGCTGGGGAGGAAAGGGTCGTAGAAATCCAAGATAACGTCGTTAGTGGTCCAGGACACGGTGACCAGGCAGAGCAGGCCAGCACAGAGGAAACCAATCGCCCCACTTAAGGCCAGCGGGGACTTGACCAGCGAGCCTCGGGCGAAGCGGGTACACTTCATCCCCATCACGGACACCACACACGCCAGGACCGAGGTGACGCAGGAGAGCACCATGAGCGCCCGGGCAGCCTAATGTGgagcagaataaacaaacagaaggagTAAAACCGGATTTTAATTTCAGACTGCATGCTGTGCTGTATTCTTACTTGGCAAACTATCAGTCATCATCAGAAATAACAATAACGTTGGCCTATTTCACATACGTATCTCTGCAATGCAAATCAACTGCTAGTTGCCTTCCTGCATGTGACTGTTGCTGTTGGCACGACTTCCCCGTGAGTCATGTTATAAactttaataaataaacttcaGTCAGCTACCCAGTACGTATAGATACTATATGAGTACTTGCTCAACCTGActgtttcatttataaaatgcaAGAAAGTCCAATCAGAATGTCCCACAGTCAGAAAAcaaattctgtgttttctctgtgctttACATTCCAAAGATATTTAGTTAACAGTGGtataaaacagaggaaagtagcacatcctcacatttgagaagctgaattAAGCAAACGCTAAATATTAGATCATTAAACCACGTGTAAGTGGCaattttctcatgataacacAAGGTGCGCTGGATAAAAAACTGGAAGGCGAATGTGTTTTACCTGCAGGTCACGCGGGAGTGCCAGCAGAGATCTGTACACCTCACACTGATAAATGCCGGTGCTGtgccacacacactccatccaCAGGCCTTTCATGTAGGAGGTGGCCGTGATGATGTTGGAGCCAACGTAGGCTGTGCTGCGCCAGTGGGGGAGCAGAGTCGCAACGACAGTTCCCGCAAACCCCAGCAGCCCCAAGAAGAAGCCGAGGAGCTGAACCGCCATGCTGGCCATGATTCACTCCCCTCGGACAGACGCTCAAACTGCAAAGCACAAAGTTTACAGTTTGAAATCACTGTTGCGGGGCAGAGAGGGCAATCGATAGGACCTGGATGCAACATATTTCACTCATAAATGGATCCATAGATAAGGGAGAAGGaaaatcaacacacaaaagcaacaaatcacCACATACAAAAGAAGCACTCAAAACAGATACAGATGAGGCTGGATTCCTCCTGTTATATCTGCATGGTCCCCAGCAGTACAGTAAATTCCACCGAGCTTACGTCTGAGCCATTCCTCAAGTGTCTGCGGGCAGAAAAAGCTGTGGAAACTTTTCTGGCATCAGTCTCTGGTGAGTGGCAGGTGACTGCATCTGTAACTAATGAGAGCAGTGTTCAGCTTCACCTGTTTGACGCTCTCCTCTGGAGGGCAAAGCACAGCAGTCTATTTGTTAAGCTGCGCACCGCCCCTCAGgaaaggagagcgagagaggaaattaaacatttacagaaacCACCCGAGCTGAGAGCAACTGTTATAAACCACtaactttgaacatttttcacGGCTCTGCGGGACATTTCAGAGAAGAGGGGCCGATGATGACAGAGCATTTCTACCAGATGGGCCGCAAACCCAAAGAGATTGTGGCAGTTTATGCAGTAATAACCAGCCAAATTCTAAGATCGCTTGACACTCAGTTCTACATTTACACACTCTCACATTGTACTTTAGGGGACATTTAATAGCCTTAATTTCACTTCCTGGAGATTTACCAtaaccctaatcctaaccaTCACTTGCATAACCTTAAGCATGAACTTCGGATAACTCTAATCTTAAACTCTGACCCcaaaaaatcagctgtttttccaAGACGGGGACACGTCTTTTGTCCCAAATTGCACCAGCGGCCTCAAATTAACTGACTGAGTCTGAAATGTGTCCTCAAAAGTATCCTTAGTCACAGGAAAACTGTCCAGGAGGTTCTAGGCCACAAGTAATAACCTAAGAGCATGTGAGACTTGTGGGTAGTTAAGCATTTACTTTTGTTCCTTCCTACTGTTTTGAACGAAATGTTCTCtaggtgaataaaaaaaatcacacaaataaacatcCTGAATACTGAGAGGACTTTAAATTTGAAACCATAGAAACTGAACTGTGTTCATACGGAGCCATTGTTCTCTCAGAGAACAACAGGTTTGATTATATTTCAGTGTTGGACCTCGCACCGTTGGGGCGCCTCTTAAAATACCGGAGATAGAAGCCTCATTGTGTTTACCTAATGATTGACTACACTGAAGGCATAACaagtgagcagcagcaacaaaggCCAGGCTGTGAAGAGCATCTTATTTCGTATTGGTGTGCACACAAGTTATCCAACATCCAATGTGATATTCataacattttctcatttttcaaTCTATTAAACATGGAACGCAaagctttgacattttgatatgaggaaaaaaaacaccacatttgaATACTCACCAACAAGGTTACACGAGGATTACACAGCCTTGGGAGTCCAGACGGTGCACCTCCAGATAAATAGTTTGATTGGCATCGATTCCAGTTCCTTCTGTATCCGCTGCTGCCTGAACAAACAGGGAATGTGTGCCCGTGCTGCTGTATTTTGTCAGATATGTGACTGGCCAGTGTTAgatctcatcatcatcatcatcagcagcagcagcattatcCCTGTCAGGGGCATCATGTCAGAGAGGACGTGAGAGACAGTCCCGGTGCCAGCGTGTTGCTCAAGACAGATAAACAGGGCCGATGTCAAAACGTCGCTCCGGAAGGCAAAGAGCGGTGTTGCCAGGGAAAAGGCAGACAGAAGAGATATTGTCCTCAGTGgatgtgctgtttttgtctcaatAATTCTTCTCTCTGCGTCTGTGTGATGGAATAATAGACAATAAAACGAAAAGAATGACTGGAAATGTGCAAATCAGCCTGCATATCAGCTTACAGCTGGTAGAAATGAACTACAATTAATCAAGAGGAAAATTACTACATTACTCACTCAACACTGCAAAGCTGGGTTTATCTTTGTGTGGTACATACGGTTCTCAGGTGAGGTCATTCATCTCCAGGTTTTTTCTGAGGTCCATCTAGTTTCTCTGCGGCTCTTCTCTTGATCCCTTTGTGCCCCCGAGTGTAACATACCATGACATCCTGTTGGTACACAAGGggttttttaattatttttttttttaccagcccTTCCCTCGGGTTGCTTGTGCAGCGTTCAGTTCTCTCTAAGAGCTCTCTGTTGATGGGGATGATCCTCTCCAAGGTCTGCCTGTGGGAGACGCCATTTGAATGTGGAACGCTTAACAGTCTTAGTTAAGCAGAGTAATCCTGTGATTAGCAGCTGAGGATCGTTGGTTTGTCGTGCACAGCGCTGGAGGGCAACACAACCGTGATGGTGTGTCAGGTTTACTGAAAAGCTGTTCTCTCCTTACTACATGTTAATTGTCAGTAGATATGCAGATACCCACAACATTTGAGACGTAGCACAGAGTAGCGTATCTTAAAGGCCCTGCACACTCATGTACAGGTGCTCTGGTCATTCTGGTGATGTGAGTGAGGTCATCCAACTTCATGAAATACCTGAGGGACAAAGGTGAGGGTTGTCCTATAAAAGTAAGTGTTATAGGACATTTATAGGGTTTTACTCTCTCaacttatcttttttttttttttttttattatcgcAGTGTTTTGTAAGcactgtgttgttctgtttagTTCCttatctgctgttttctctttcatttccttttctgtgaagcactttgtgaccTTCATTGGAATGGTTTCCAGTCCAGCTAGATAAAAGTTTATTAATATTATGATGATTATAAAACTGACAGATGGTGTGACACACACCCCTGCAGGCCAGCACGTGCCCTTAAAGATAACAGATTTTAAGATTAAGatgatcttttttgttttgtatattttaataatttagtGAAAAAGGCCATTTTATGAAGAAAAAGCTGGGGTGTCTCCACTTTCattaatatataatacaatatatcATGggaatcaaaaaaacaaaacaattctaCAATTATATCAGCTCATCAATCTACTTAACTGTATTATTAGGAAATAAGTGACCTAAAAGACAACATTCTCTAATTCCTGCCACTTATCCGATTCATTTCTGGTAATTTACTTTTCTGTGATGGTAAACTCATTATCTTTGTgtaccagaaaaaaagaaatattatataaaatcgacatttgaagcatttttttcaccattatctggtatttttctaaacaaaatatCTAATTCCAACAGATGAATCGACGGCTAGAATAAACACTGACTACTTCCATCTCTACCTACAATGATATATTGCACATTGAATCTTTTTCACTTAAATAATTGTGATTGTGTCCTTTTTCTTCACTGCCAAGTTACTGAATAAAAGCCACTGCTAACACTTATTCGCCCTTTAAGCGTTGTTACATTAGTGACATTTataaaattgctgtttttttcctacCTTACTTTTAATTAAGTATTTTGTGGATACTTGAAATAAACGCGCCTCAGGTCACTGTCAGCCATGTAAAGCATCAGTAAAGTCA is part of the Acanthopagrus latus isolate v.2019 chromosome 9, fAcaLat1.1, whole genome shotgun sequence genome and encodes:
- the LOC119025663 gene encoding claudin-14-like — translated: MASMAVQLLGFFLGLLGFAGTVVATLLPHWRSTAYVGSNIITATSYMKGLWMECVWHSTGIYQCEVYRSLLALPRDLQAARALMVLSCVTSVLACVVSVMGMKCTRFARGSLVKSPLALSGAIGFLCAGLLCLVTVSWTTNDVILDFYDPFLPSGMKYEIGLAVYLGYASACLSLTGGLVLCWSSGVDRSRSPLRLPRNQPSSPPPAFNHIYPPAPLYKPPDALKDNRAPSLCSLASSGYRLNNYV